CAGTTCCGAACTTAGCTACCGGGCAATGCTATTGGCATAACAACCCGAACACCAGTGGTTCGTCCACTCCGGTCCTCTCGTACTAGGAGCAGCTCCTCTCAATTCTCAAACGCCCACGGCAGATAGGGACCGAACTGTCTCACGACGTTCTAAACCCAGCTCGCGTACCACTTTAAATGGCGAACAGCCATACCCTTGGGACCAACTTCAGCCCCAGGATGTGATGAGCCGACATCGAGGTGCCAAACACCGCCGTCGATATGAACTCTTGGGCGGTATCAGCCTGTTATCCCCGGAGTACCTTTTATCCGTTGAGCGATGGCCCTTCCATTCAGAACCACCGGATCACTAAGACCTACTTTCGTACCTGCTCGACGTGTCTGTCTCGCAGTTAAGCTGGCTTATGCCTTTGCACTAACCACATGATGTCCAACCATGTTTAGCCAACCTTCGTGCTCCTCCGTTACTCTTTGGGAGGAGACCGCCCCAGTCAAACTACCCACCAGACACTGTCCGCAACCCCGATAAGGGGCCTACGTTAGAACATCAAACGTACAAGGGTGGTATTTCAAGGTTGACTCCACATCATCTAGCGACAATGCTTCAACGTCTCCCACCTATCCTACACATGTAGGTTCAATGTTCAGTGCCAAGCTATAGTAAAGGTTCACGGGGTCTTTCCGTCTAGCCGCGGGTACACTGCATCTTAACAGCGATTTCAATTTCACTGAGTCTCGGGTGGAGACAGCGTGGCCATCATTACGCCATTCGTGCAGGTCGGAACTTACCCGACAAGGAATTTCGCTACCTTAGGACCGTTATAGTTACGGCCGCCGTTTACCGGGGCTTCGATCATGAGCTTCGACCTAAGTCTAACCCAATCAATTAACCTTCCGGCACCGGGCAGGCGTCACACCGTATACGTCATCTTTCGATTTTGCACAGTGCTGTGTTTTTAATAAACAGTTGCAGCCACCATTTCTCTGCGACCAACAATAGCTTACGGAGCAAGTCCTTCACCATCATTGGCGTACCTTCTCCCGAAGTTACGGTACCATTTTGCCTAGTTCCTTCACCCGAGTTCTCTCAAGCGCCTTAGTATTCTCTACCTAACCACCTGTGTCGGTTTGGGGTACGATTCTCTTATATCTGAAGCTTAGAGGTTTTTCCTGGAAGCCGGGTATCAACTACTTCATCTCCGTAGAGACTCGTCATCAGTTCTCAGCCTTAATGTGCGCCCGGATTTACCTAAGCACACAGCCTACAACCTTAAACATGGACAACCATCGCCATGCTAGCCTAACCTTCTCCGTCACCCCATCGCAATATAAGTGAGTACAGGAATATTAACCTGTTTCCCATCGACTACGCCTTTCGGCCTCGCCTTAGGGGTCGACTCACCCTGCCCCGATTAACGTTGGACAGGAACCCTTGGTCTTTCGGCGTGGAGGTTTTTCACCCCCATTATCGTTACTCATGTCAACATTCGCACTTCTGATACCTCCAGCAAGCTTCTCAACTCACCTTCGACGGCTTACAGAACGCTCCTCTACCATGCAAAGAACAAGTCTTTGCATCCGTAGCTTCGGTGGTATGTTTAGCCCCGTTAAATCTTCCGCGCAGACCGACTCGACCAGTGAGCTATTACGCTTTCTTTAAAAGATGGCTGCTTCTAAGCCAACTTCCTGGCTGTCTGAGCCTTTCCACATCGTTTCCCACTTAACATACACTTTGGGACCTTAGCTGACGGTCTGGGTTGTTTCCCTTTCCACGACGGACGTTAGCACCCGCCGTGTGTCTCCCGCGATTGAACTTATTGGTATTCGGAGTTTGCAAAGGGTTGGTAAGTCGGGATGACCCCCTAGCCTTAACAGTGCTCTACCCCCAATAGTTAGACGCGAGGCGCTACCTAAATAGCTTTCGAGGAGAACCAGCTATCTCCCGGTTTGATTGGCCTTTCACCCCCAGCCACAAGTCATCCGCTAATTTTTCAACATTAGTCGGTTCGGTCCTCCAGTTGATGTTACTCAACCTTCAACCTGCCCATGGCTAGATCACCGGGTTTCGGGTCTAATCCCAGCAACTATTCGCGCAGTTAACACTCGGTTTCCCTACGGCTCCGCTATTCGCTTAACCTTGCTACTGAAATTAAGTCGTTGACCCATTATACAAAAGGTACGCAGTCACAGAACAAGTCTGCTCCCACTGCTTGTACGTATACGGTTTCAGGTTCTATTTCACTCCCCTCACAGGGGTTCTTTTCGCCTTTCCCTCACGGTACTGGTTCACTATCGGTCAGTCAGTAGTATTTAGCCTTGGAAGATGGTCCTCCCATATTCAAACAGCATATCACGTGTGCCGTCCTACTCGATTTCACAGTAAGGTCGTTTTCATGTACGGGACTATCACCCTGTATCGTGAAACTTTCCAGAATCTTCCACTAACTTCCAAACTGCTTAAGGGCTAGACCCCGTTCGCTCGCCGCTACTAAGGGTATCTCTATTGATTTCTTTTCCTCGGGGTACTTAGATGTTTCAGTTCTCCCGGTTCGCTTCGTAACGCTATGTATTCACGTTACGATACTCTACAAAGTAGAGTGGGTTCCCCCATTCGGAAATCTGTGGATTAACGCTTTTTATCAACTCCCCACAGCTTAACGCAGATTAACACGTCCTTCATCGCCTCTGACTGCCTAGGCATCCACCGTATACGCTTAGTCACTTAACCATACAATCTAAAGTCGACCGTACAATTGAAATAACTAGGTATTATCTAGTTTTTTTCGCCTCAAGAATACTCAAGAACACTATATTGTTATTGCCGAAGCAATAACGTGTTTTAAGAACTTCTTTATTTATTCAGCTTTCCAAATTTTTAAAGAGCAATTTGCTAAAAAGCAAAGATAAACAAGCGATTGCTTATCTTTGCTTACTAGCGTCTTTAACGTTTTCTATTCAAGCAATTTGTGTGGGCACTTACAAAAACTAACAACTTTACGTAAGGAGGTGATCCAGCCCCAGGTTCCCCTAGGGCTACCTTGTTACGACTTCACCCCAGTCATGAACCACACCGTGGTCATCGCCCTCCCGAAGGTTAAGCTAATGACTTCTGGTGCAGCCCACTCCCATGGTGTGACGGGCGGTGTGTACAAGGCCCGGGAACGTATTCACCGTGACATTCTGATTCACGATTACTAGCGATTCCGACTTCATGGGGTCGAGTTGCAGACCCCAATCCGGACTACGACGCACTTTATGGGATTCGCTTACCATTGCTGGTTTGCAGCCCTTTGTATGCGCCATTGTAGCACGTGTGTAGCCCTACTCGTAAGGGCCATGATGACTTGACGTCGTCCCCACCTTCCTCCGGTTTATCACCGGCAGTCTCCTTAGAGTTCCCACCATTACGTGCTGGCAAATAAGGATAAGGGTTGCGCTCGTTGCGGGACTTAACCCAACATTTCACAACACGAGCTGACGACAGCCATGCAGCACCTGTCTCATAGTTCCCGAAGGCACCAATTCATCTCTGAAAAGTTCTATGGATGTCAAGAGTAGGTAAGGTTCTTCGCGTTGCATCGAATTAAACCACATGCTCCACCGCTTGTGCGGGCCCCCGTCAATTCATTTGAGTTTTAACCTTGCGGCCGTACTCCCCAGGCGGTCTACTTAATGCGTTAGCTTAAGAGCCCAGTTCTCAAGGAACCAAACTCCGAGTAGACATCGTTTACGGCGTGGACTACCGGGGTATCTAATCCCGTTTGCTACCCACGCTTTCGCATCTGAGCGTCAGTTACTTGCCAGGTGGCCGCCTTCGCCACTGGTATTCCTTCAGATCTCTACGCATTTCACCGCTACACCTGAAATTCTACCACCCTCTCAAGAACTCTAGTTTGCCAGTTCGAAATGCAGTTCCCAGGTTGAGCCCGGGGCTTTCACATCTCGCTTAACAAACCGCCTGCATGCGCTTTACGCCCAGTAATTCCGATTAACGCTTGCACCCTCCGTATTACCGCGGCTGCTGGCACGGAGTTAGCCGGTGCTTCTTCTGCGAGTAACGTCACAGTAGCAGAGTATTAATCTACTACCTTTCCTCCTCGCTGAAAGTACTTTACAACCCTAAGGCCTTCTTCATACACGCGGTATGGCTGCATCAGGGTTCCCCCCATTGTGCAATATTCCCCACTGCTGCCTCCCGTAGGAGTCTGGACCGTGTCTCAGTTCCAGTGTGGCTGATCATCCTCTCAGACCAGCTAGGGATCGTCGCCTTGGTGAGCTCTTACCTCACCAACAAGCTAATCCCACTTGGGCTCATCTAGTCGCGAGAGCTTTCAAGAAGAGGCCCCCTTTCACCCGTAGGTCGTATGCGGTATTAGCAGTCGTTTCCAACTGTTGTCCCCCTCGACTAGGCAGATTCCCAAGCATTACTCACCCGTCCGCCGCTCGACGCCAGAATAGCAAGCTATTCTTCGTTTCCGCTCGACTTGCATGTGTTAAGCCTACCGCCAGCGTTCAATCTGAGCCATGATCAAACTCTTCAATTAAAAGTTTTTTGACTAATCGCCTAAGCGATTAAGTCGGCTCAATGAATTCTGTACTTCAACAACAAACCGAAGTTTGTTGTTTATAAAACCAAATCTTTCGATTTAATTTAATGTTCACAATTACATTGATATAATTTTTGGTCATTATATCTCTGCAAGTGCTCACACAGATTGCTTGAATAAATTGTTAAAGAGCATACTGAGCGGCTGTTGCCGTGTCAGTGGGGTGGATTATAGAGAATTCGATCACATAGGCAAGCGTTATTATAAAATAACATCACAAACAACAAGCTCTGTATGGATTTAGTACTAAACCGTTCTTTTTCACTCTCAATCGTATATATACACCTCAACATAGCGAACCAGTCCACTTAAAAGTCATAATTTACGGTGCTAGGTAACTAGTAATGTCCATTTTTCTCGATACAATAACCTTAACCAAGGAGATAAACCCATGACTGAACTTAAAAAACAAATTATCGCAGAGATGAAAGTTAAACCTAGTATCGATATCGCCGATGAGATCCGTAGTCGCATTAACTTTATCAAGCAACAATTAACTGACTCAGGATTAAAAAGTTTAGTATTAGGTATAAGTGGTGGTGTTGACTCATCAACTTGTGGCCGACTTTGCCAATTAGCTATCGAAGAGCTAAATACAGAGTACCAGTGTGATAATTATAATTTCATTGCAGTACGTTTACCTTACTCTGTACAAGCAGATGAAGATGATGCACAAAAAGCACTTCGCTTTATTAATCCAAAAACATCTATAGTAGTCAATATCCAATCTGGTGCAGATAGTATTCATGCGGAAGTACTCGAATCCGTTAAAGCAGCTGGATTACCAGAGAGTACCGCATTCAACCAAGATTTTAATAAGGGTAATGTAAAAGCAAGAATGCGAATGATTGCACAATACGAAATTGCCGGTTTATATCAAGGTTTAGTACCAGGAACTGATCACAGTGCAGAAAACATTTCCGGATTCTTTACTAAGCACGGTGACGGAGCTTGTGACTTAGCGCCATTGTTTGGTTTAAATAAACGTCAGGTGAGATCACTCGCAGCCTATTTAGGCGCATCAGAATTAGTTTATCAAAAAGTACCTACTGCAGATTTGGAAGAAGAGCGCCCTCAATTAGAAGATGAAATTGCCTTAGGTGTTACTTATGAGCAAATCGATGATTTCTTAGAAGGAAAAGAGATCGATATTAAAGCTGAAACTAAAATTATCGATACCTATAAAAAAACAACTCATAAACGTAATCCAACTCCAACCCCGGTATAATGCATAGTTAATGACGAATACAAAAAAGCAGAGATAAATCTCTGCTTTTTTATAACTACAATTATATTAACGCTTACTTTGCAATTTTAGTTGGTTTAGGCCAATTTTTGATATGACGTTGTTTCACTCGAGTGATAACAAGTTCATCGGCAGCTACATCTTTCGCGATAGTAGAACCAGCGCCAACAGTGGCATTTTTACCAATAGTAACAGGTGCGATCAATTGACTATCTGAACCAATGAATGCGCCATCTTTAATAACAGTCTGGAATTTATTTACCCCATCATAGTTACAAGTAATAGTACCTGCACCAATATTTACTTTTTCACCAATAATGCTATCGCCAAGATAAGCAAGGTGACCAGCTTTAGAGCCTTTACCTAATGTTGTCTTTTTCAGCTCGACGAAGTTACCTACATGTGCATCGTCTTCCAGTATAGTATTAGGACGTAAACGCGCAAATGGACCCACACTACAATCAATACCAATTGTCGCTGATTCAATAATGGAATTTGGTTTTATCTCCGAATTATCACCTATGTGACAATCTTTCAAAATGCAATTAGCACCGATAGTGACACCACGACCAATCGTTACCTTGCCTTCAATAATAACATTTATATCAAAAGTAACATCGTTACCTACATTCACTTCACCGCGTAAATCAAAGCGACGTGGATCAAGCATAGTAACGCCTTGCTCCATTAGCTTATATGCTTGTAATTCTTGGTATGCGCGTTCTAGCTCAGCCAATTGCATGCGGTTATTCACACCTTCGACTTCGATATTTGCAATCGGGTGAACGGCGTTAATCGTGCGACCAGCTTTATGTGCAAGTGCAATTACATCAGTTAAGTAATATTCAGCTTGCGCATTATTATTATCTAACAAAGATAACCAGTGCTGAAAATCTGCACCATTAGCAACGAGGATTCCAGAATTCACTTCATTAATTTTAAGTTGTTCTGCTGATGCATCTTTCTGCTCAACAATACCTACAACCGTGTCGCCTTCACGAACAATGCGACCATATCCCATAGGATTATCTAATTTCACAGTAAGTAAGCCGATACCACCTTCAGGTTGAGATTGACATAAATGGGTTAGCGTTTCTTGGCTAATTAATGGAACATCACCATACAACACGAGTACTTGTTCATCGGCTTTAAATTGATCCGCGGCCTGTTGTACCGCATGGCCAGTCCCCAACTGTTCAGCTTGTAGAACCCAACCTAATTTGTCATCTTGGATTCGTGATTTCAGTAATTCAGCGCCATGGCCGTAGACTAAATGGATATCGTTAACATCTAACTGTTTTACAGTATCAATAACATGCTGAACCATTGGTTTTTTAGCAATTGGGTGAAGTACTTTAGGGAGATCTGAACGCATACGCGTTCCTTTACCAGCGGCAAGAATAACAACACTAATGGGCATAATGGGCTCTTATCTGAATGATGACATTAAAATATAAATAGAATATTCAGGTTATAGGGAATAATTAAGTTTAACAATATGGATTGTGTATTAAAAACATAAAAAAAGCGACCCTAAGGTCGCTTTTTGACAACTAAACGTATTCAATTAAAAATTCAAACTAGTTGAATTTTTTAACCAATTTAAGCACGCGAAGTTGAGCAATTGCATCAGCCAGTTGATTCGCAACTTTAACATAATCTACATCTTGGTTAGTTGCAGAGCTGTTAAGTAGTTCCTCAGCTTGTCTTTTGGCTTCTTGCGCTTTGGCTAAATCTAGATCTTCTGCACGAATAGCAGTATCAGCCAGCACGGTAACTTCGCCAGGTTGTACTTCACAAGTACCGCCTGAAACGAAGATAACTTCTTCTTCACCGTGTTGTTTAACCAAGCGCACCATGCCAGGTACTATTCCAGTTAATAGTGGTGTATGTCCAGCTAAAATGCCGAACTCACCGCCAGAACCGGTAACTTGAATGCTTTCTGCACGCCCAGAAAATAAAACACCTTCTGCGCTTACTACATTCAAATCAAAAGTCATAGCCATAGTGCCCTCGCTTATTTACAGTTTCTTCGCAGCTTCAACAGCATCGTCGATAGAACCACAATACATGAACGCTTGCTCAGGAAGATCATCGTAATCACCCTCTAGTAAGCCTTTAAAGCCACGTAGAGTTTCTTTCAATGATACTAGAACACCCGGGTCACCCGTAAATACTTCAGCAACATGGTATGGCTGAGTTAAGAAACGTTGGATCTTACGAGCACGAGATACGATTTGCTTATCTTCTTCAGATAGCTCATCCATACCTAGGATCGCAATAATGTCTTTTAACTCAGTATAACGCTGTAGTACACCTTGAACGCCACGAGCGATGTCGTAATGTTCTTGACCAACTACTAGTGGATCTAACTGACGAGAAGTAGAATCTAGTGGGTCGATCGCAGGG
This Moritella sp. 5 DNA region includes the following protein-coding sequences:
- a CDS encoding F0F1 ATP synthase subunit epsilon; this translates as MAMTFDLNVVSAEGVLFSGRAESIQVTGSGGEFGILAGHTPLLTGIVPGMVRLVKQHGEEEVIFVSGGTCEVQPGEVTVLADTAIRAEDLDLAKAQEAKRQAEELLNSSATNQDVDYVKVANQLADAIAQLRVLKLVKKFN
- the nadE gene encoding ammonia-dependent NAD(+) synthetase gives rise to the protein MTELKKQIIAEMKVKPSIDIADEIRSRINFIKQQLTDSGLKSLVLGISGGVDSSTCGRLCQLAIEELNTEYQCDNYNFIAVRLPYSVQADEDDAQKALRFINPKTSIVVNIQSGADSIHAEVLESVKAAGLPESTAFNQDFNKGNVKARMRMIAQYEIAGLYQGLVPGTDHSAENISGFFTKHGDGACDLAPLFGLNKRQVRSLAAYLGASELVYQKVPTADLEEERPQLEDEIALGVTYEQIDDFLEGKEIDIKAETKIIDTYKKTTHKRNPTPTPV
- the glmU gene encoding bifunctional UDP-N-acetylglucosamine diphosphorylase/glucosamine-1-phosphate N-acetyltransferase GlmU translates to MPISVVILAAGKGTRMRSDLPKVLHPIAKKPMVQHVIDTVKQLDVNDIHLVYGHGAELLKSRIQDDKLGWVLQAEQLGTGHAVQQAADQFKADEQVLVLYGDVPLISQETLTHLCQSQPEGGIGLLTVKLDNPMGYGRIVREGDTVVGIVEQKDASAEQLKINEVNSGILVANGADFQHWLSLLDNNNAQAEYYLTDVIALAHKAGRTINAVHPIANIEVEGVNNRMQLAELERAYQELQAYKLMEQGVTMLDPRRFDLRGEVNVGNDVTFDINVIIEGKVTIGRGVTIGANCILKDCHIGDNSEIKPNSIIESATIGIDCSVGPFARLRPNTILEDDAHVGNFVELKKTTLGKGSKAGHLAYLGDSIIGEKVNIGAGTITCNYDGVNKFQTVIKDGAFIGSDSQLIAPVTIGKNATVGAGSTIAKDVAADELVITRVKQRHIKNWPKPTKIAK